From Chryseobacterium salivictor, a single genomic window includes:
- a CDS encoding gliding motility protein GldL: MKNKKTKHALIIFLIGFLINMIGAFFKITHWSFGSLSGNVILAIGSIFQTIGILLLLYKLFTSPKFKEFLKW; this comes from the coding sequence ATGAAAAACAAGAAAACCAAACACGCCTTAATAATATTCTTGATTGGATTTCTAATAAATATGATAGGAGCTTTTTTCAAAATAACTCATTGGAGTTTTGGTTCTTTATCAGGAAATGTGATTTTGGCAATTGGTTCAATTTTCCAAACAATTGGTATTCTATTATTACTTTACAAACTATTTACAAGTCCTAAATTTAAAGAGTTTCTGAAATGGTGA
- a CDS encoding PQQ-dependent sugar dehydrogenase — protein sequence MKKILLLSGILSAALFSSQNIVLAEFASGLTSPVEIVNANDNRLFVVQQNGIIQIIQPNGTVNSTAFLNISTKITFNGERGLLGLAFHPQYATNGYFFVFYNNTAGNITVARYSVNSADPNTADPTSEKTVLNITKPFENHNGGSIHFAPDGKLWISTGDGGSAGDPNNNSQNKNSLLGKILRIDVNSTAAYTIPPDNPFVGIDGADEIWSYGLRNAWKFSFDLATGNAMIADVGQSQTEEINRMPITQAGINYGWRCYEGNSAYNTTGCANSSTMTFPIAVYNHTGGKCSITGGYVYRGTAYPALTGKYIFADYCSTQIGILNADNSIVWTSAFTGNNFATFGEDSGKELYVAAVNNGKIYKISTTTLATGEHPQNSFKIYPSPASGKIFIDGLKTRNNTAEINNAEGRKVLETKVKEDQSIDISTLKSGIYFITISSDHLKIYSQKVIIK from the coding sequence ATGAAAAAAATACTCCTTCTGTCAGGAATTCTTTCTGCAGCATTATTCTCTTCACAGAATATTGTACTTGCCGAATTTGCCTCAGGATTAACAAGTCCTGTTGAGATCGTAAATGCCAATGACAACAGACTTTTTGTTGTTCAGCAGAACGGCATCATCCAAATTATTCAGCCAAACGGAACAGTCAATTCCACTGCATTTCTGAACATCAGCACGAAAATAACGTTCAACGGAGAAAGAGGACTTCTGGGGCTGGCTTTTCATCCCCAGTATGCCACCAACGGCTATTTCTTCGTTTTTTACAACAACACTGCCGGCAATATCACCGTTGCAAGATATTCGGTGAATTCTGCAGATCCGAATACAGCAGATCCTACTTCTGAAAAAACAGTACTCAACATCACGAAACCTTTTGAAAACCACAACGGCGGCAGCATTCATTTTGCGCCAGACGGGAAACTATGGATTTCTACAGGCGACGGCGGAAGTGCGGGAGACCCCAATAACAACAGCCAAAACAAAAATTCGCTGTTGGGAAAAATACTCAGAATTGATGTAAATTCTACCGCAGCATATACTATTCCACCAGATAATCCATTTGTGGGAATTGATGGTGCGGATGAAATCTGGTCTTATGGACTTAGAAACGCATGGAAGTTTTCTTTCGATTTAGCAACAGGAAATGCAATGATCGCCGATGTAGGGCAAAGTCAGACTGAAGAAATCAACAGAATGCCCATAACACAGGCCGGAATCAATTACGGATGGCGCTGCTACGAAGGAAACAGCGCTTACAATACCACCGGCTGTGCAAACTCTTCCACCATGACTTTTCCAATTGCAGTGTATAATCACACCGGTGGCAAATGCTCGATAACAGGAGGCTATGTTTACCGCGGAACTGCCTATCCGGCCTTAACTGGTAAATATATCTTTGCTGATTACTGTTCCACCCAAATCGGAATTTTAAATGCCGACAACTCCATTGTTTGGACCTCTGCATTTACAGGGAATAATTTTGCAACATTCGGAGAAGATTCAGGCAAAGAACTTTATGTAGCTGCCGTGAATAACGGCAAAATTTACAAAATAAGCACCACCACTCTGGCAACCGGAGAACACCCGCAAAATTCATTTAAGATTTATCCGAGTCCAGCTTCCGGAAAGATTTTTATTGATGGTTTAAAAACCAGGAATAACACTGCAGAAATCAATAATGCTGAAGGAAGAAAAGTTTTGGAAACCAAGGTTAAAGAGGATCAAAGCATCGATATTTCAACCTTAAAATCAGGAATCTATTTCATCACCATTTCATCTGATCATCTTAAAATTTATTCTCAGAAAGTAATCATTAAATAA
- a CDS encoding RagB/SusD family nutrient uptake outer membrane protein, which yields MKKSTILSAFILVFLTTASCSRDFLSPEPESAINADNYYQNESQLLAGVLNMYDGIQGANALEGDLNANQGVQFEFYLTEMRSDNTRTKSSEGEAAQFENYTITATNGIVSDYYLSYYNIIFRANTVLEHLDVASDKTRAKYEGEAKFVRAYAYFNLVRLFGDIPFVDHVLSIDDKRTQFTRVPQAQIYDLIVSDLKTAVASLDNTHKNRASKAAAQTLLAKVYLTLRTNYTEAQQLCEAVMASNYSLMPNFKDVFFTENNKEVIFSIGFVPDNVLDSQGFSAEWLNSVGRSSGVNYVTNEAAAALDLAGGNRTAYSYRIDPAQPSQKQVVKYLPVADASLGIPATSVNPRTAGNDWIVLRLSDVLLMHVEAIMAGNSNTTAPAALNSFRLVRERAGLSADADGDITRQELLDERRVELAFENQRFFDLVRFGQAQTVLAAYSAANNYAFTGTDLLLPIPQREINISGGLLKQNPGY from the coding sequence ATGAAAAAATCAACAATACTTTCAGCGTTTATATTGGTATTTCTGACCACCGCGTCATGCAGTCGTGATTTTTTAAGTCCTGAACCGGAATCGGCTATTAACGCGGATAATTATTATCAGAACGAATCGCAGTTGCTGGCGGGGGTGCTCAATATGTATGACGGAATACAGGGCGCAAATGCCCTCGAAGGTGATTTAAATGCAAATCAGGGAGTTCAGTTTGAATTTTACCTGACAGAAATGCGCAGTGATAATACCAGGACCAAAAGCAGCGAAGGTGAAGCAGCGCAGTTTGAAAATTATACCATCACCGCAACCAATGGTATCGTCTCTGATTACTATTTAAGTTATTACAATATTATTTTCAGAGCAAATACCGTCTTGGAACATTTGGATGTGGCCTCTGATAAAACACGTGCTAAATATGAAGGTGAAGCGAAATTTGTCAGAGCTTATGCCTATTTTAACTTAGTGAGGTTGTTTGGGGATATTCCATTCGTAGATCATGTGCTGTCAATTGATGATAAACGAACCCAGTTTACCAGAGTACCGCAGGCACAAATTTACGATTTAATAGTAAGCGACTTGAAAACGGCAGTTGCCTCTCTGGATAACACCCACAAAAACAGAGCTTCAAAGGCGGCGGCACAGACACTCCTGGCCAAAGTTTATTTAACCCTGCGCACCAACTACACGGAGGCCCAGCAGTTATGTGAAGCGGTAATGGCCAGTAATTATTCATTAATGCCGAATTTCAAAGATGTGTTTTTTACCGAAAACAATAAGGAAGTTATTTTCTCAATTGGCTTTGTACCGGATAATGTATTAGACAGCCAGGGGTTCTCCGCAGAATGGCTGAATTCAGTGGGAAGATCAAGCGGTGTGAATTATGTGACCAATGAGGCGGCGGCGGCTCTGGATTTAGCAGGAGGAAACCGAACCGCGTATTCTTACAGAATAGATCCGGCTCAGCCTTCCCAAAAACAGGTGGTAAAATATTTACCTGTCGCAGATGCAAGTCTTGGCATACCCGCTACATCAGTTAATCCACGAACTGCAGGTAATGACTGGATCGTTTTACGTTTATCAGATGTTTTACTGATGCATGTAGAAGCGATAATGGCAGGAAACAGTAATACCACAGCTCCAGCCGCTTTGAATTCTTTCAGATTAGTGCGGGAAAGAGCCGGGCTGTCCGCGGATGCCGACGGAGACATTACCCGTCAGGAACTGCTTGACGAAAGAAGGGTGGAATTAGCTTTCGAAAATCAGCGCTTCTTCGATTTAGTGCGTTTTGGGCAGGCTCAAACTGTTTTAGCTGCTTATTCAGCTGCCAATAACTATGCGTTTACAGGGACTGACTTGTTGCTGCCAATTCCTCAGAGAGAAATTAACATTAGCGGAGGTTTGTTGAAACAGAACCCAGGCTATTAA
- a CDS encoding response regulator, giving the protein MTDKNSIKETKKVFIFDDNLEILELCTEILEDIGCEVKTSPSTNSVEQQVADYMPHLILMDNWLPDISGIEATRLLKSNDALKNIPVLYFSANSNISALAEQAGADDYLAKPFDLDLFETTVKKYTGI; this is encoded by the coding sequence ATGACTGATAAAAATTCAATAAAAGAAACCAAAAAAGTGTTTATTTTCGATGACAATCTCGAAATTCTTGAACTGTGTACGGAAATTCTTGAAGATATCGGATGCGAAGTAAAAACCTCGCCCTCCACCAACAGCGTTGAACAGCAGGTTGCCGACTATATGCCGCATCTTATTCTGATGGATAACTGGCTGCCGGACATCAGCGGTATCGAAGCTACGCGTCTGCTGAAATCCAATGACGCCCTGAAAAACATTCCTGTCCTTTATTTTTCTGCCAACAGCAATATCAGTGCACTGGCGGAACAAGCCGGTGCTGATGATTATCTGGCAAAACCATTTGATCTCGACCTTTTTGAAACGACTGTAAAAAAATACACCGGCATCTGA
- a CDS encoding cupin domain-containing protein — MKSFGASEEFLLDENQEWEKVGEGVQRKIMGYDDKIMLVKVKFDEGGIGYEHSHYHSQTTYVASGEFEFMIGGVTKTVKEGDSVYMPPHVPHGATCTKSGILIDVFSPIREDFMLK, encoded by the coding sequence ATGAAAAGTTTTGGAGCAAGCGAAGAGTTTTTGTTAGACGAAAACCAAGAATGGGAAAAAGTTGGCGAAGGAGTTCAACGGAAAATAATGGGTTATGACGATAAAATCATGCTGGTAAAAGTAAAATTTGATGAGGGAGGAATCGGCTATGAGCACTCCCATTACCACTCACAAACCACTTATGTGGCAAGCGGAGAGTTTGAGTTTATGATCGGTGGCGTAACAAAAACGGTAAAAGAGGGAGATTCGGTTTATATGCCGCCACACGTTCCACACGGCGCAACCTGTACAAAATCAGGAATTCTAATTGATGTATTCAGCCCAATCCGGGAGGATTTTATGCTTAAATAG
- a CDS encoding heparinase II/III domain-containing protein — MAISKIQNIFGFFFLFLIAQNVFAQEHPSLILTKKGVSEIRAQLGTVPLFDQTLVTVKAEVDAEILHGIDVPIPKDYSGGYTHERHKKNFFIMQKAGVLYQITEEEKYAEYVKDMLLQYAEMYPTLPLHPQTRSYTRGKLFWQCLNDANWLVYTSQAYDCIYDYLSKEERKKLETDLFRPFADFISIQNPHFFNRVHNHSTWGTVAVGMIGLVMKDHKLIKRSLYGIKHDGIKPGDRDNDGGLIKKPGEKSGFLANIDEPFSPDGYFTEGPYYQRYAMYPYLIYAEALHNLKPDLKIFKYKNGVVLNSVNTLLNLTDTDGEFFPLNDGQKGMSYFSRELVFAVDAAYYYGGKRPDLLSIAQKQGEVTLDEAGFTVAKAIRDGLAAPISQKSAEYTDGPNGKQGGIGILRIQGSKDLLTLVMKYTAQGSSHGHYDKLSFSYYEGAKEIFQDYGLVRFVNIEQKGGGNYLKENSTWAKQTVAHNTVTQNETSHFGGDFDIATNHHSEKYVFDDSDPNIQIVSAKEHNAYTGTNMQRVMALIKDGNFENPFLLDLIKINSDKENQYDLPYYYSGQIISTNFKYETPKILAPLGTKNGYQHLWKTAEGNQPGGNAKFSWHNKERFYTLSSIVSPEDQLIFTKLGADDPNFNLRTDPGLMIRKTNTKDTFFVSVTESHGNYNPVTEIAHNSFSNIKNLKIIYSDEAMIAISIEPIKGEKKLFLFCFNDPSKESKHEIKINNKEYRWVGPYQLINNNN, encoded by the coding sequence ATGGCTATAAGTAAAATTCAAAATATTTTCGGCTTCTTTTTTCTGTTTCTAATCGCCCAAAATGTTTTCGCACAGGAACATCCTTCATTAATTTTAACTAAAAAAGGGGTCTCTGAGATCCGTGCGCAATTAGGAACGGTCCCGCTTTTTGACCAGACATTAGTCACCGTAAAAGCGGAAGTGGACGCTGAAATTCTGCACGGAATAGACGTTCCAATCCCTAAAGATTATTCCGGCGGTTACACGCACGAACGTCATAAGAAGAATTTTTTCATCATGCAGAAAGCGGGCGTCCTGTATCAGATTACAGAAGAAGAAAAATACGCCGAGTATGTAAAAGATATGCTTCTGCAATATGCGGAAATGTACCCTACCCTGCCGCTCCACCCTCAAACAAGATCTTATACGCGCGGAAAACTGTTCTGGCAGTGTCTGAATGATGCCAATTGGCTGGTGTATACCAGTCAGGCCTATGACTGTATCTATGACTATTTAAGTAAAGAGGAAAGAAAAAAATTAGAAACCGATCTTTTCAGACCTTTTGCTGATTTTATTTCGATACAGAATCCACACTTTTTTAACAGGGTTCACAATCACAGTACATGGGGCACGGTTGCCGTCGGAATGATCGGTTTGGTAATGAAGGACCATAAACTGATCAAAAGATCTTTATACGGAATAAAACATGACGGTATAAAACCCGGTGACAGAGACAACGATGGCGGCTTGATAAAAAAGCCAGGCGAAAAATCAGGGTTTCTGGCCAATATTGACGAACCGTTTTCTCCCGACGGGTATTTTACAGAAGGTCCTTACTACCAAAGATATGCAATGTATCCTTATCTGATTTACGCTGAAGCGCTGCATAACTTAAAACCGGATCTCAAAATATTTAAATACAAAAATGGCGTTGTACTTAATTCCGTAAATACTTTATTAAATTTAACGGACACCGATGGAGAATTTTTTCCGTTAAACGATGGGCAAAAAGGAATGTCCTACTTTTCCAGAGAATTGGTTTTTGCGGTCGATGCTGCTTACTATTATGGCGGAAAACGTCCGGACCTGCTTTCCATTGCACAAAAACAAGGTGAAGTTACTTTAGATGAAGCAGGTTTTACAGTCGCAAAAGCAATAAGAGATGGATTGGCAGCGCCAATTTCACAAAAATCAGCTGAATACACTGATGGGCCAAATGGAAAACAGGGAGGAATTGGAATATTAAGAATTCAGGGCTCCAAAGACCTGCTGACCCTGGTAATGAAATATACCGCTCAAGGATCCAGTCATGGCCACTATGACAAATTATCGTTTTCTTATTACGAAGGTGCAAAGGAAATTTTCCAGGATTATGGCTTGGTAAGATTTGTAAATATTGAGCAAAAAGGCGGTGGTAATTATTTAAAAGAAAATTCAACCTGGGCAAAACAAACGGTCGCACATAACACGGTTACCCAAAATGAAACCTCCCATTTCGGCGGCGATTTCGATATTGCTACCAATCACCATTCCGAAAAATATGTATTTGATGATTCTGATCCAAATATCCAAATAGTAAGCGCAAAGGAACATAATGCGTATACCGGAACGAATATGCAAAGGGTGATGGCATTAATAAAGGACGGAAATTTTGAAAATCCTTTTCTTTTAGATCTTATAAAAATAAATTCGGATAAAGAAAACCAATATGATCTGCCTTATTATTATTCCGGTCAGATAATATCAACCAACTTTAAATATGAAACGCCAAAAATATTAGCTCCTTTAGGTACTAAAAATGGCTATCAGCATTTATGGAAAACCGCGGAGGGGAATCAACCCGGTGGCAATGCAAAATTTTCCTGGCATAATAAGGAGCGGTTTTATACACTTTCGTCCATTGTTTCCCCAGAAGACCAATTAATATTTACAAAACTTGGTGCAGATGATCCGAACTTTAATCTTAGGACTGATCCCGGATTGATGATTCGGAAAACAAACACGAAGGACACTTTCTTTGTTTCTGTTACGGAGTCTCACGGTAACTATAATCCGGTGACGGAAATTGCACATAATTCATTCAGTAATATAAAAAATCTAAAAATAATATATAGCGATGAGGCGATGATTGCCATAAGTATTGAACCTATAAAAGGCGAGAAAAAGTTATTCCTTTTTTGTTTCAATGATCCCTCAAAAGAAAGCAAACACGAAATAAAAATAAACAATAAGGAGTACCGGTGGGTGGGTCCTTATCAATTGATAAATAATAATAATTAA
- a CDS encoding chemotaxis protein CheB has product MEPCEALMIGGSAGSLEVLIKILPGLDPALAFPIIIVLHRKSGKDSILTHILASKTQLNVKELEEKEKIIPGTLYIAPPDYHVLIENDRTFSLDASEKVNFSRPSIDVAFESAAEVYGENLVCLLLSGANSDGTAGLQKVKEYGGKALIQNPSSAVVSYMPEYALEHVTIDAVLDTGEMPNYINNLGK; this is encoded by the coding sequence ATGGAACCGTGTGAAGCATTAATGATCGGCGGATCGGCCGGCAGTCTGGAGGTTCTTATCAAAATATTGCCGGGGCTCGATCCTGCGCTTGCCTTTCCCATTATTATTGTGCTGCACCGCAAATCGGGCAAGGACAGCATCCTGACCCATATTCTAGCTTCAAAAACCCAGCTTAACGTAAAAGAGCTCGAAGAAAAAGAAAAAATAATACCCGGTACCCTCTACATTGCTCCGCCCGACTACCATGTACTCATCGAAAACGACAGAACCTTCTCATTGGATGCCTCTGAAAAAGTAAATTTTTCACGGCCTTCCATTGATGTAGCTTTTGAAAGTGCTGCGGAAGTATATGGAGAAAATTTGGTATGTTTGCTGCTTTCAGGTGCAAACAGTGACGGCACGGCGGGGCTGCAGAAAGTAAAAGAATACGGCGGCAAAGCGCTTATCCAAAATCCCTCGTCGGCAGTGGTGAGTTATATGCCCGAATATGCCCTGGAACATGTGACCATTGACGCGGTGCTGGATACCGGGGAAATGCCCAACTATATTAATAATTTAGGAAAATGA
- a CDS encoding low molecular weight phosphatase family protein, which translates to MVKNILFICSANKQRSKTAEDYFSEIYPELIFNSAGTNIKLCQKEGTNPLNQIDLQNADLIYVMETKHKNQIDSNTENKYSKKIKVLKIPDIYKYYQKELIEILKSKTVDDF; encoded by the coding sequence ATGGTGAAAAATATATTATTTATTTGTTCAGCAAATAAACAACGATCAAAAACGGCGGAGGATTATTTCAGTGAAATTTATCCAGAACTAATTTTTAATTCAGCGGGAACAAATATTAAGTTATGCCAAAAAGAAGGAACAAATCCATTAAACCAAATTGATTTACAAAATGCAGATTTGATTTATGTAATGGAAACTAAACACAAAAATCAAATAGACTCAAATACAGAAAATAAATATTCAAAAAAAATAAAAGTTCTTAAAATTCCAGATATTTATAAATACTATCAAAAGGAATTAATTGAAATTCTAAAATCAAAAACTGTTGACGACTTTTAA
- a CDS encoding SusC/RagA family TonB-linked outer membrane protein, with translation MNNKIPVAVVFLFVGTLISAQSKNSDTILKEQKIDEIIMVGYGTQKKSHLTGSISKVENKTLDQIAVSRVDDALVGQVSGVNVQSTEGEAGSAPTIRIRGTGSISGSSDPLIVVDGLVVDNDYLGSLDMNNVASFEVLKDAASAAIYGSRGGNGVIMITTKQGKSGKTKFSYNTFTGVKKAFHSDAYTFSTAETAAREMAETGKISDRTKYMLLLNTNTNWQDVVFDGGTIENHSISAKGGNQDTKFNFSLGYLHDEGVLITDDYKKYNFTAKVDTKVGKKIKMGFNFSPSYTNRRRFDGSVYDALRQAPWLPVYIDADNIQFVNRLRDNGRYANVKIGDYAWERMFDNYSLVTGMPVATGGTSISDTSNNNPVAKILEKNRTEKKFKVYGSMYGQYDITKNLNFRTVFSADFQNTAARRYQGILSGNIGPSDAQLDLGSENRIHLANDNYLSYSKDFGKSDLSAVLGVSAESWDTVGDETSAAGYTSDILQTLDAGTVFLGKRSYSYKQTLFSYFARVNYGYDNKYLASFSVRRDGSSIFGLDQKYGYFPAGSLGWVLSKEDFLSGNSVLNNLKLRVSYGFTGNKDLKIGGNNGYLTENYPSLSLLSTSSSVVNNTVVNAYNPINIANPFLQWERNAEVNLGFDYGLFRNIISGSVDFYRRDSDQLLLNNPVSGTTGFSNALANLGKVRNSGVELEIRTKNITKQDFRWTSTILASQNINELLNFGDSNGLIQSVDDKRASEWINLIGNPISSFYGWVVDREIPKEYITNPYFPVGGQAQDVYVKDLNGDGLIDDEDKTILGNPYPKLVWSFTNDFEIGNFNVSFMFQGSQGGQVRNIADQYLFNHFNSAQDYIIATTPDQGFIKEKIFTNAIIQDASYISWRNLNIGYNLSKTTLAKLGVINSAKIYATAQNLLYIKAKGYTGFNPESIDNTSATTYGYQRGGSPAFRTVSLGLNLEF, from the coding sequence ATGAATAACAAAATTCCAGTAGCTGTAGTATTTCTATTTGTCGGCACCCTTATTTCGGCACAGTCTAAAAACTCTGATACGATTTTAAAGGAGCAGAAAATTGATGAAATAATCATGGTGGGTTATGGAACCCAGAAAAAAAGCCATCTAACAGGTTCAATTTCTAAAGTGGAGAATAAGACTTTAGACCAGATTGCGGTATCCCGCGTCGATGATGCTTTAGTGGGACAGGTTTCAGGTGTAAATGTACAGTCAACTGAAGGTGAAGCCGGTTCCGCGCCTACCATTAGAATTAGGGGAACGGGTTCCATCTCCGGTTCATCTGATCCGTTAATCGTGGTGGATGGTCTGGTAGTCGATAATGATTACCTGGGATCTTTGGACATGAATAATGTAGCTTCCTTTGAAGTGCTTAAAGATGCGGCTTCTGCGGCAATCTATGGTTCAAGAGGTGGAAACGGTGTTATCATGATTACGACCAAACAGGGTAAATCCGGAAAGACCAAATTTTCTTACAATACCTTTACAGGGGTAAAGAAAGCATTTCACAGCGACGCGTATACGTTCTCGACCGCAGAAACGGCGGCCAGAGAAATGGCGGAGACCGGCAAGATTTCGGACCGCACCAAGTACATGCTGTTACTGAATACCAATACCAACTGGCAGGATGTTGTTTTTGACGGCGGAACTATCGAAAACCACAGTATCAGCGCGAAAGGGGGAAATCAGGATACCAAATTCAACTTCTCTCTCGGATATCTTCATGATGAAGGCGTCCTCATTACGGATGATTATAAAAAATATAATTTTACCGCCAAAGTGGATACCAAAGTCGGTAAGAAAATAAAAATGGGATTTAATTTTTCTCCTTCGTATACCAACAGAAGAAGATTTGACGGATCTGTTTATGACGCTTTACGTCAGGCACCGTGGTTACCGGTTTACATCGACGCGGACAATATCCAATTTGTCAACAGACTGAGAGATAACGGCAGATATGCGAATGTAAAAATTGGTGATTACGCGTGGGAAAGAATGTTTGATAATTACAGTTTAGTCACAGGAATGCCGGTGGCCACTGGCGGAACGAGTATCAGTGATACCTCCAACAACAATCCTGTCGCCAAGATTCTTGAAAAAAACAGAACGGAGAAGAAATTTAAAGTGTATGGAAGTATGTACGGACAGTATGATATTACCAAAAATTTAAATTTCAGAACTGTTTTCTCGGCAGATTTCCAGAATACCGCCGCAAGAAGATATCAGGGTATTTTATCAGGGAACATCGGTCCTTCGGACGCGCAGTTAGATCTGGGCTCGGAGAACAGAATACATCTGGCCAATGATAATTATTTATCTTACAGCAAAGATTTTGGCAAAAGTGACCTAAGTGCTGTTTTAGGTGTTTCCGCGGAAAGCTGGGACACAGTGGGAGACGAAACTTCCGCGGCCGGCTACACCTCTGATATTCTACAGACGCTTGATGCCGGGACCGTCTTTTTAGGGAAAAGATCGTATTCCTACAAACAGACTTTATTTTCTTATTTCGCAAGAGTTAACTATGGCTATGACAATAAATATTTAGCTTCATTCAGCGTAAGAAGAGACGGAAGTTCCATTTTTGGTTTAGATCAGAAATACGGCTATTTCCCTGCGGGCTCCCTTGGATGGGTATTGAGTAAGGAAGACTTCCTGAGCGGCAACAGTGTTTTAAATAATTTAAAACTGAGAGTGAGCTACGGGTTTACAGGTAATAAAGATTTAAAAATAGGTGGAAATAACGGCTACCTGACAGAAAATTATCCTTCACTATCACTTCTGTCCACTTCGTCCTCTGTGGTCAATAATACAGTGGTCAATGCCTATAATCCTATTAACATTGCCAATCCGTTCCTGCAGTGGGAACGTAACGCGGAGGTAAATCTGGGGTTTGACTATGGCCTGTTTAGAAATATCATCAGTGGTTCAGTGGACTTTTACAGAAGAGACAGTGACCAGCTTTTATTAAATAATCCGGTTTCGGGGACTACAGGATTCTCCAACGCTTTAGCCAATCTTGGAAAAGTAAGAAATTCCGGAGTGGAGTTAGAGATCCGGACAAAAAATATTACCAAACAGGATTTCAGATGGACCAGTACCATTCTTGCGTCACAGAACATCAACGAATTACTTAATTTCGGAGACTCCAACGGACTGATCCAAAGTGTCGATGACAAGAGAGCCTCAGAATGGATCAATTTAATTGGAAACCCAATTTCATCCTTCTACGGATGGGTAGTAGACAGAGAAATTCCAAAAGAATATATTACCAATCCTTACTTTCCTGTCGGCGGACAGGCACAGGATGTCTATGTTAAAGATTTAAACGGCGATGGACTTATAGATGATGAAGATAAAACCATTTTAGGAAATCCTTATCCAAAACTGGTATGGAGCTTTACCAATGATTTTGAGATCGGCAACTTTAACGTCAGTTTTATGTTTCAGGGAAGCCAGGGAGGACAGGTAAGAAATATTGCCGATCAGTATTTGTTCAATCACTTCAACAGTGCGCAGGACTACATTATCGCGACTACTCCGGACCAGGGCTTTATTAAAGAAAAAATCTTTACCAACGCCATCATTCAGGATGCGTCCTATATTTCATGGAGAAATTTAAATATTGGTTATAATCTCTCTAAAACCACATTGGCGAAATTAGGGGTGATTAATTCTGCGAAGATCTATGCTACTGCCCAAAACCTGCTTTATATCAAAGCAAAAGGTTATACCGGTTTTAATCCCGAATCCATAGACAATACATCAGCGACTACGTATGGGTATCAGAGAGGTGGTTCTCCAGCATTCAGAACGGTATCTTTAGGTCTTAATTTAGAATTTTAA
- a CDS encoding sulfite exporter TauE/SafE family protein, translating to METDLLFYLCGAAFCAGFIDAIVGGGGLIQTPLALVFLPHLPVSTVIGTLKIPAFSGTAIATSQYLKNVKINWKLLGIMALIAFVSAFLGSQLLTVVSNDFIKPVLLFILIALAVYTLFKKDFGQAKEKQIPWHTAVINGCIVSVAVGFYDGFIGPGAGTFFILGFVTLLGMDFLHANTNAKLINLATNAGSISLFLLKGKIIWAIALPMAVCNALGGFVGAKLAIKRGNRFIRYVFILVIFLSIGRFGYEVMFK from the coding sequence TTGGAAACAGACCTCTTATTCTACCTCTGCGGCGCGGCATTCTGTGCCGGATTTATTGATGCTATCGTTGGTGGTGGCGGATTAATTCAGACTCCTTTGGCGTTGGTTTTTTTACCACACCTTCCTGTTTCTACGGTAATCGGAACCCTTAAAATTCCCGCATTCAGCGGTACGGCTATCGCGACCAGCCAATACCTTAAAAATGTAAAAATCAACTGGAAGCTTCTGGGCATCATGGCGCTCATTGCATTTGTTTCTGCATTTTTAGGATCGCAGCTTTTAACAGTCGTCAGCAACGATTTCATCAAACCCGTGCTGCTGTTCATCCTGATCGCTCTGGCTGTTTACACGCTTTTCAAAAAAGACTTCGGACAGGCCAAAGAAAAGCAGATTCCGTGGCATACCGCTGTCATCAACGGATGTATCGTGAGTGTTGCAGTGGGGTTTTATGACGGTTTCATCGGTCCCGGAGCAGGCACGTTTTTTATTCTTGGTTTCGTCACCCTCTTAGGCATGGATTTCCTTCATGCCAATACCAACGCCAAACTGATTAATCTTGCCACCAATGCAGGCTCTATTTCGCTGTTCTTACTGAAAGGAAAAATCATCTGGGCCATTGCGCTTCCCATGGCGGTATGTAACGCGCTGGGCGGCTTTGTGGGCGCCAAACTGGCGATTAAAAGAGGAAACCGGTTTATCCGCTATGTGTTTATCCTGGTCATCTTTCTGTCGATCGGCAGATTCGGGTATGAGGTGATGTTTAAATAG